From the Populus nigra chromosome 13, ddPopNigr1.1, whole genome shotgun sequence genome, the window GCAATCAACAATTTCAGTTTCAGTCAGCTAGATATGGAAGTGCTATCTTATATATTTAGCAAACgttaatgaaaataaacagGCTACCTACGTGTACACACGAACAAAAACCCGAACATAAAAGTTCATTTGGACAGACAGAATAGGAACAATGTAGCGCTTGTAGCGATTTGCATGGCTCTGCAGAAGaacaaacaattaattattgaaaaaaagaatctCCAGCTCAAGCAGGATACTCTCGGTGCTCATATTCCCCACAATTGTGTAATGTTTCTTTAGACCAAAAGCATATAAATAGCTTGTCTGTGTTctccaaaaggaaaaaagaaatgagagatTTTCAAGAGCATGGATGTACCTCAATTGAGGCAAGGAGGATCCTCAAGGCCATTTCATGGCAGTATTTCCCTCTCAATGGGTAAGAACCATACCTAATTCCACAAGTATTTGTTAAAAGGTATGCCACCAGTCTCGGAAAAGAATGGTTAACAAGAAGGTAAAGACTGTAATCTTACTTTGAGTAACAAACCTCGCCATTGCCTCCACAGAGCACTGCCATATCAGTTGCTGTACACATCAGCATTCCACCATCAACAACAGATTGAACTGCAGAGTCCAAAAATACTGAAGGTGATCCGTAAGGATCAAGATCAACCTGAAACAATCTAAACCAATGAGCAgtagatttttttcctttttctgctTTGACATGAACAGAAAAACTGCTAGGACTTTCTGAAATAATTGAATTAGTAATCATGAAAACAGTTAAAGGTATTCGAATCTGTTTATGGCGGAACTGACAAGACATTTTTTATAGGGATGCAGATTTTCAGAAGGATAAATTAAACAAGTAAATAAAATGCATACCATATCAAATTCTTTGGGGTGAGTGAGCATATATACACGAGCATCAGCAAGATGTGATTCGACCTTTGAAATTGCCACCGAACCGTTGAACTTAATATTTTTCTGGCAAGCTTCAACTGATGCTGCAGGGTGAAAATGACAGAATAAAACTCCTGTTATGCAGATTATTATTTTGGCCGTATAAAGTTACACGATACACTTATATGTGAGAGAATGTCTACATTAATGGGCATCTGATATAGAAGCAGCCTCGTGATCTTTTTCTAGGGCCATTTTGTGCAAGAATGTGTCTTTTCAAAATCAAGGAACAGGCAAAGGCTTCCAGAAGTCAAGCATCCAAAATATTTACCTTTATCATTATCCAAGGCCACTACTTTACCAATCCCTTCTACCTCACAAGCATATCTTAGAGATCTTAACCCGGAAGCTGACAATGCCTGCGTATCCAGAAAGGAAGTACTTGCAAAGTGATTTGATAATCCTATAAAATGATAACAAATGAACTGATAACAACAAATACTAATTAAGAGAGTATGAAAATATGTAGAAATAAGAGATCTGATATTGAACCTCAAGAACTTTTGGTGGCTTCAGCTCCCCTCGATGATTTCCCTCTGCGGACTTCATTGGTTCTTCTGAAATGCTACAAGGTTCAACCTGAGATATCTCTTTGTGCACTTCgcattcaacattagatttttcATTATCCAAAGCAGACCCATTAGATTCTTCTTCTACAGCAGGCTCAGATGCATCCTTGCCAGATGCCTTATCTGCTGATTTTGTTCTTTTGGACAGTTTTGCTTCATGCTCCTCTTTGCGTTTGGAGACAAATGTCCTCAGGACAGCAATAGACAAGTCTCTGTTGTTAACCTGGCAATTATAGAGTCAAATCATGAGGATCCTCTAATTGCACAATGTACAGAAGCAGTaaagcaaccacaacaaaatctttGAACTccggaaaagaaaaattaggagACTACATTATCATGTGAAAATACCAGTTGTAAATCAGTCACTGAAGAGACAATCAAAACCCCGCATATTGATTTATGATATAAGGCTTCTTCACTAGTTCTTTGAGAATTTTCTCTTTGACCAATTACACCTTAGTTCCTCTACCTAAGATATTTCCATTAAACAGTAACCAGAGCTCTCCAATTAAAACCAATACCCCATCAAAACTCCAATTCAAAAAAACCGGATTTACTATCCAGCAAAATCAAAGATTCGAACTTTACATCTCATTTAGACAAATTTACTATAAAACAACCAACAAAAGAACAGAAGACAAGATTTAGGCACCTGGGTTTTGTTGTAAAACACTTGGTTTTTAACATTCATAAGTATCTCAGCCTCTCCTTCTTTAATAATGGTATAATCTTCCAGATCTTCCCCTGCCATTGCTCTTATGCTTTTATCAACAAAAGACAATCTCTTAAGAAGCGAAAAGAAGAGGTTCTTTTATACGGTTGACAGCCCTTGCAATCAACAAGAACATGCATCAAAGTTGAGTAAAGAGCTTTATTTATAGATGTGAGTGTGTGTCCTATGTCTGCTCCTCAAAGCAGTTACTGGAATTCCTTAAACCCTAATTTCTGACCCTAGTGCACGTTAGATAATGTTAGGTGTTTTTCGCTAATGTGATCTGGAGGGTTGTGTTTTGATCGGGTgggttttgtttgaaatttctTTAGGCCTTCTCTTGAATTCAAAGAATGGATGGGCTAGAATTTACCTCAATGGGCTTCCCCTCTGGACTAGAAGGATAGACAACGATTTTTCTCCAAAACGTGAGCTTTTATTTGAAGCCTTAGGGCTCAGCTAGCTAAGGCCCAGATCACATTAACCTCGATTAGTctaagttaataattttttatatataaaaatcaaagtgaTGCGGTCATTAAGCATGGTCTACCCAACATGGAAaggattttagattttaaaccAGTTTCTGTGTACCTTGATTAATCTCACATGTTCTAAAGTTAACAATCTCATAAGCTTCCAGTGATTCTAAGATTTGTGAGATTCGAATTGGTGATCTCTGAAAAGCAAATTCATAATCTAACTAGTTGAGCTACACCTCTTAGTGTTATTCTtacacacctttttttttaactaacacctttttttttagctatgtagttatttttttttttcatgaaatgcaGAGA encodes:
- the LOC133671363 gene encoding tRNA (guanine(26)-N(2))-dimethyltransferase 2-like isoform X1, which produces MAGEDLEDYTIIKEGEAEILMNVKNQVFYNKTQVNNRDLSIAVLRTFVSKRKEEHEAKLSKRTKSADKASGKDASEPAVEEESNGSALDNEKSNVECEVHKEISQVEPCSISEEPMKSAEGNHRGELKPPKVLEALSASGLRSLRYACEVEGIGKVVALDNDKASVEACQKNIKFNGSVAISKVESHLADARVYMLTHPKEFDMVDLDPYGSPSVFLDSAVQSVVDGGMLMCTATDMAVLCGGNGEVCYSKYGSYPLRGKYCHEMALRILLASIESHANRYKRYIVPILSVQMNFYVRVFVRVYTSASAMKNTPLKLSYVYQCIGCDSYHLQPIGRTVSKDSSVRYLPGFGPAVPQECSDCGKKYNMGGPIWSAPIHDQEWVTSILKSVKSMKDRYPAYDRISAVLTTISEELPDVPLFLSLHNLCATLKCTSPSAVIFRSAVINAGYRISGTHVNPLGLKSDAPMDVIWDIMRCWVKNHPVKAQAPDQPGSVILAKEPVLQANFARAVASLSKAQAKKVARFLPNPERHWGPKLRAGRQITSKHISLLGPEAVNEHLNHENSEEPKAKRPKTDDISDPTSSS
- the LOC133671363 gene encoding tRNA (guanine(26)-N(2))-dimethyltransferase 2-like isoform X2; its protein translation is MAGEDLEDYTIIKEGEAEILMNVKNQVFYNKTQVNNRDLSIAVLRTFVSKRKEEHEAKLSKRTKSADKASGKDASEPAVEEESNGSALDNEKSNVECEVHKEISQVEPCSISEEPMKSAEGNHRGELKPPKVLEALSASGLRSLRYACEVEGIGKVVALDNDKASVEACQKNIKFNGSVAISKVESHLADARVYMLTHPKEFDMVDLDPYGSPSVFLDSAVQSVVDGGMLMCTATDMAVLCGGNGEVCYSKYGSYPLRGKYCHEMALRILLASIESHANRYKRYIVPILSVQMNFYVRVFVRVYTSASAMKNTPLKLSYVYQCIGCDSYHLQPIGRTVSKDSSVRYLPGFGPAVPQECSDCGKKYNMGGPIWSAPIHDQEWVTSILKSVKSMKDRYPAYDRISAVLTTISEELPDVPLFLSLHNLCATLKCTSPSAVIFRSAVINAGYRISGTHVNPLGLKSDAPMDVIWDIMRCWIRVFLWLSDLWEAENIMAIC